Proteins found in one Nocardia brasiliensis ATCC 700358 genomic segment:
- a CDS encoding GNAT family N-acetyltransferase: MTDQLDTRPASLIRDARPADLPAILAIHNANIATSTAIWDLEQVGLAEREAWFADRTAAGLPVLVAEVDGEVAGYASYGPWRPKAGYRFTVENSVYVDDRFQRRGIATALLTELIERARRTGSVHAIIAGIESGNTGSIQLHERFGFRTVGEFPEVGHKFGRWMDLTLMQLTLPVHAR, from the coding sequence ATGACCGACCAGCTCGACACCCGCCCCGCCTCCCTCATCCGGGACGCGCGGCCCGCGGATCTGCCCGCCATCCTGGCGATCCACAACGCGAATATCGCCACCTCCACGGCGATCTGGGATCTGGAGCAGGTCGGCCTCGCGGAGCGCGAGGCCTGGTTCGCCGACCGCACCGCGGCGGGTCTGCCGGTGCTGGTCGCCGAGGTCGACGGCGAGGTCGCGGGATACGCGAGCTACGGTCCGTGGCGCCCCAAGGCGGGTTACCGCTTCACCGTGGAGAATTCGGTCTACGTCGACGACCGGTTCCAGCGCCGCGGCATCGCCACCGCGCTGCTCACCGAATTGATCGAGCGGGCCCGCCGGACCGGCTCGGTGCACGCGATCATCGCAGGCATCGAATCCGGCAACACCGGCTCCATCCAATTGCACGAGCGCTTCGGCTTCCGCACGGTCGGCGAGTTCCCGGAGGTCGGGCACAAGTTCGGTCGCTGGATGGACCTGACCCTCATGCAGCTGACGCTGCCCGTGCACGCGCGCTGA
- the lipB gene encoding lipoyl(octanoyl) transferase LipB, which produces MNDTRTTWSARFDTTPIVVEDLGLIDYHDAWELQRKLAAERAEGLGSDHLLLLEHPSVYTAGRRTEAEDLPIDGSPVVEVDRGGKITWHGPGQLVGYPIVRLAEPVDVVHYVRRLEEALITVCTGMGLTCGRVEGRSGVWLPATDVFAERKIAAIGVRVQRGVALHGISLNCNSAMDGFQAIVACGIRDAGVTTLSRELAREVTVAEVKPLVADAITRALNGELPVTAHDIR; this is translated from the coding sequence GTGAACGACACGCGCACCACGTGGTCCGCTAGATTCGATACGACCCCGATCGTGGTCGAGGATCTCGGACTCATCGACTACCACGACGCCTGGGAGCTGCAACGCAAACTCGCGGCAGAGCGGGCCGAGGGCCTCGGGTCCGATCACCTGCTGCTGCTCGAGCACCCCTCCGTCTACACCGCCGGTCGCCGGACCGAGGCCGAGGATCTGCCGATCGACGGCAGCCCGGTGGTCGAGGTGGATCGCGGCGGCAAGATCACCTGGCACGGCCCGGGACAACTGGTCGGCTATCCGATCGTGCGGCTCGCCGAACCGGTCGACGTCGTCCATTACGTGCGCCGCCTCGAAGAAGCGCTCATCACCGTCTGCACCGGCATGGGACTCACCTGCGGCCGGGTCGAAGGACGGTCCGGCGTGTGGCTGCCCGCCACCGACGTGTTCGCCGAACGCAAGATCGCCGCGATCGGGGTGCGGGTGCAGCGCGGCGTCGCCCTGCACGGCATCTCGCTGAACTGCAACTCCGCCATGGACGGCTTCCAGGCGATCGTCGCCTGCGGTATCCGCGACGCCGGCGTCACCACGCTCAGCCGCGAGCTCGCCCGGGAAGTCACCGTCGCCGAGGTCAAACCGCTCGTCGCCGACGCCATCACCAGGGCGTTGAACGGCGAACTCCCGGTAACCGCGCACGACATCCGCTGA